In the Pirellulales bacterium genome, one interval contains:
- a CDS encoding chemotaxis protein, with the protein MNQTSTVPAHLPSLNELFGMATATASHALERWTNGAVTLSLEELHEAPLEEAAAQLGVSEERTVVILLSIAGELTGDFVLCFGEQDGRLLCSAVTGMPTSEGEEWSELDQSALLETGNILGSAYLNALTAHLGQQLVPTPPQFVLDYGASVVEQVLLPHGMLADLVFVARTTFRHGAGRSLDAQVLFVPGPALRDVMDQAISSH; encoded by the coding sequence ATGAATCAAACATCAACCGTTCCTGCCCATCTCCCGTCGCTCAACGAGCTGTTTGGCATGGCGACTGCCACCGCCTCGCACGCGCTCGAGCGTTGGACGAATGGCGCCGTGACCCTCTCGCTCGAAGAGCTCCACGAGGCACCGCTCGAAGAGGCCGCCGCCCAGTTGGGCGTGAGCGAAGAGCGCACCGTCGTCATCCTGCTAAGCATTGCCGGCGAACTGACCGGCGACTTCGTCCTTTGCTTCGGCGAGCAGGATGGACGCCTGCTTTGTTCGGCGGTGACGGGCATGCCCACGAGTGAAGGAGAGGAATGGTCCGAGCTGGATCAGTCGGCGTTGTTGGAAACGGGCAACATTCTCGGCAGCGCCTATCTCAACGCGCTGACGGCACATTTAGGGCAGCAATTGGTGCCGACACCGCCGCAGTTTGTGCTGGACTACGGGGCGAGCGTCGTCGAACAGGTGCTGCTGCCGCACGGCATGCTTGCGGACCTGGTCTTCGTGGCGCGCACGACGTTCCGTCATGGCGCCGGTCGCTCGCTCGATGCGCAGGTGTTGTTTGTACCCGGCCCCGCGCTGCGCGACGTGATGGATCAGGCCATCTCCAGCCACTAG
- a CDS encoding chemotaxis protein CheA, producing the protein MADEFFETMLGEFLAESEEHLTSLNDNLLKLDEWVSSLGQQDSRRCDASLMNEMFRSAHSIKGLSAMMGLADINGLTHRIENVFDAARNDQLPLTSEIVEHVFQAVDRLRLMVDSLTNPTTPTVACDDIVHAISLTLREAGVEKDASQKADFESALAACHDAPSDSAASESDVSATTDLGPPSERADATTDETDPLAGIEDDYSAPSAYLEIFVDETGSALDALTDALVESNGPLESQAVNDLLVLAHRIKGCAASVGMLRAARLAHFMEDTLQALRDEQQPLMPELVTCLLGCVDGLRRYIDGIKIGKPHADDFGRLVLELQTCFAASRYGQEVSATTTAPVPPAETADFAALCERIAAEAPMGQHGIIGNVRFSSTQQLRGMKARLIYEKLSQIGELFFADPPESTAVEIDDLDRLTFGIVTDCDPETVRKLVHVSGVERLEISAFGKAAQEGPGPAASLTPPGTPPLAAPATAEATASEARASSTESTNSETAPKSGEGGAIEASKPAETIRVDIERLDELMNLVGQLVINKARFSQISESLKQLVARKQSATAINEVVATVRRLDNDLKLATQDMAPNPDLVRSQLRRIQSGLEGVQRDVARLTEVRAKANELLEAVHQLDRVSDSLQKSVMNTRMVPIGPLFNRFKRVIRDITRANGKEIRLEIHGEKTELDKRMIDELGDPLVHMIRNSADHGIESPAERQAAGKTPYGTVSLNAYHSGNCIVVQVKDDGGGLRPEKLLQKALGKGLISPAEAEKLSPQQIYQLIWEPGFSTASQITDISGRGMGMDIVRSAIEDLNGHVDLDSTPGVGTTFTIKLPLTLAILPSLLAEVDNDVFALPIESVVEIVSIPTRQFATVHGQLTVDVRNRVISVVDLFEAFDWNRPRGAERNEPGTTTLVIVSSEGRELAIIVDSLLGEQDVVIKSVSENYRNVSGIAGASILGDGRVSLILDVPSLVEMAATGR; encoded by the coding sequence ATGGCTGACGAATTCTTTGAAACGATGCTCGGTGAGTTCCTCGCTGAATCCGAGGAACACCTGACGAGCCTGAACGATAACCTGTTGAAGCTCGACGAGTGGGTCAGCAGCCTGGGTCAACAAGACTCGCGTCGCTGCGATGCCTCGCTCATGAACGAGATGTTCCGCTCGGCGCACAGCATCAAAGGCCTGTCGGCCATGATGGGGCTCGCCGATATCAACGGCCTCACCCATCGCATCGAGAATGTCTTCGATGCGGCGCGCAACGATCAACTGCCGTTGACCTCGGAGATCGTCGAACACGTGTTTCAGGCGGTCGACCGATTGCGGCTGATGGTCGATTCCTTGACAAACCCCACGACGCCCACGGTGGCCTGCGACGATATCGTGCATGCCATTTCCTTGACGTTGCGCGAGGCCGGCGTCGAGAAAGACGCCTCGCAGAAGGCGGATTTCGAGAGTGCGCTAGCCGCGTGCCACGACGCGCCGAGCGACTCTGCCGCGAGCGAGTCCGACGTCTCCGCGACGACCGATCTCGGACCGCCCTCGGAAAGAGCCGACGCGACAACGGACGAGACGGATCCCCTGGCCGGTATCGAGGATGATTACAGTGCGCCGTCGGCGTATCTCGAGATCTTCGTCGATGAGACCGGTTCGGCGCTCGACGCGCTGACCGACGCCTTGGTCGAATCGAACGGTCCGCTCGAATCGCAGGCCGTGAATGACCTGCTCGTGCTGGCCCATCGGATCAAGGGATGTGCCGCTTCGGTGGGCATGTTGCGCGCCGCGCGCTTGGCCCATTTCATGGAAGACACGCTGCAGGCGCTGCGCGACGAGCAGCAACCACTGATGCCCGAGCTCGTCACGTGCCTGCTCGGCTGCGTCGACGGTCTCCGACGCTACATTGATGGCATCAAGATAGGAAAACCGCATGCCGATGACTTTGGCCGACTGGTACTCGAGTTGCAGACGTGCTTTGCCGCGTCGAGATACGGCCAGGAAGTGAGCGCGACCACAACCGCGCCAGTTCCGCCCGCCGAGACGGCTGATTTTGCCGCGCTTTGCGAACGAATTGCCGCGGAAGCTCCCATGGGCCAGCACGGCATTATTGGAAACGTGCGTTTCTCGTCGACGCAACAACTGCGCGGCATGAAAGCCCGTTTGATCTACGAGAAGCTGTCGCAAATCGGTGAGCTGTTCTTCGCCGATCCCCCCGAGTCGACGGCGGTCGAGATCGATGATCTGGATCGGCTCACCTTCGGCATCGTCACCGATTGCGATCCCGAGACCGTGCGAAAACTTGTCCATGTGTCGGGAGTCGAGCGACTCGAGATCAGCGCGTTTGGCAAGGCAGCGCAGGAGGGGCCGGGCCCTGCTGCGAGTCTTACTCCCCCAGGGACACCACCATTGGCAGCGCCCGCGACGGCCGAGGCAACGGCCAGTGAAGCACGAGCCAGTAGCACGGAATCGACCAACTCAGAGACGGCGCCGAAATCTGGCGAGGGAGGCGCTATCGAAGCGAGCAAGCCAGCCGAAACGATTCGTGTCGATATCGAGCGGTTGGATGAACTGATGAATCTGGTCGGGCAGTTGGTCATCAATAAGGCGCGGTTTTCGCAGATCAGCGAATCGCTCAAGCAACTAGTGGCACGCAAGCAATCGGCAACGGCCATCAACGAAGTGGTGGCCACGGTGCGCCGGCTCGACAACGACCTCAAGTTGGCAACTCAAGACATGGCGCCCAACCCCGACCTGGTACGCAGCCAATTGCGCCGCATTCAAAGCGGACTCGAAGGAGTCCAACGCGACGTGGCACGGCTGACCGAGGTGCGGGCCAAGGCGAACGAACTGCTGGAGGCCGTTCATCAGTTGGATCGCGTCTCCGATAGCTTGCAGAAGAGCGTCATGAACACGCGCATGGTGCCGATCGGCCCACTGTTCAATCGCTTCAAGCGGGTGATTCGCGATATTACGCGCGCCAACGGCAAGGAAATTCGCCTCGAGATTCACGGCGAGAAGACCGAACTCGACAAGCGGATGATCGATGAGCTCGGCGACCCGCTCGTCCACATGATTCGCAACTCGGCCGATCACGGCATCGAGTCGCCGGCCGAACGCCAGGCCGCGGGCAAGACCCCCTACGGCACCGTCTCGCTGAACGCCTACCACAGCGGCAACTGCATCGTGGTGCAGGTGAAAGACGACGGCGGCGGTCTGCGTCCCGAGAAGCTGCTGCAGAAGGCGCTCGGCAAGGGTTTAATCTCGCCCGCGGAAGCCGAGAAGCTTTCGCCGCAACAGATCTACCAGCTCATCTGGGAGCCCGGCTTCAGCACGGCCAGCCAGATTACCGATATCTCGGGCCGAGGTATGGGCATGGACATCGTCCGCTCGGCGATCGAGGATTTGAACGGGCATGTGGATCTCGACAGCACGCCCGGCGTGGGAACCACCTTCACGATCAAGCTGCCGCTGACGCTGGCCATTTTGCCCAGCCTTTTGGCGGAGGTCGACAACGACGTCTTCGCTCTCCCGATCGAGTCGGTGGTCGAGATTGTCAGCATTCCCACGCGACAGTTCGCCACCGTGCATGGCCAGCTCACGGTCGATGTGCGCAATCGCGTCATTTCGGTCGTCGATCTCTTCGAGGCGTTCGATTGGAACCGGCCGCGGGGGGCGGAACGCAACGAGCCGGGCACCACGACGCTGGTCATCGTCAGCTCCGAGGGACGCGAACTGGCGATCATCGTCGACAGTCTGCTCGGAGAGCAGGATGTCGTCATCAAGTCCGTGTCGGAAAATTATCGCAACGTGTCGGGAATCGCCGGGGCAAGCATTCTGGGCGATGGTCGAGTGTCTCTCATTCTGGACGTCCCCTCGCTCGTCGAGATGGCCGCCACGGGACGCTAA
- a CDS encoding protein-glutamate O-methyltransferase CheR, producing MREYIDVIYRTTGIRIPEQKTSLMSNRIRRRLRATGVVDYEAYLKHLRGLNAKDPEWDAFLQEITTHETYLFRDEAQWRWFQDQFLPQVAAQAGNGDARRQLRIWSAAASTGDEAFTIAACIAHKLPNFARWSITILGTDIGLSALEEARAAVFSPRAMRLVPAEIRDKFFARVSDEGAYRAKEVLRGMVSFRQHNLLGPLAEQPFDLIFLKNVLIYFDKQSKQPVVQNIRRILRPDGYLVTGPAEGVSDLLQGMARVESWLFRNAAPPAKS from the coding sequence ATGCGCGAATACATCGATGTGATCTACCGGACCACGGGCATCCGTATTCCGGAGCAAAAGACCTCGCTGATGTCGAATCGCATCCGGCGGCGCTTGCGCGCCACGGGCGTGGTCGATTACGAGGCCTACCTCAAGCATCTGCGCGGTCTGAACGCGAAGGATCCCGAATGGGATGCGTTCTTGCAGGAGATCACGACCCACGAAACCTACCTGTTCCGCGACGAAGCGCAGTGGCGCTGGTTTCAGGATCAATTCCTGCCCCAGGTGGCCGCCCAGGCAGGGAACGGAGACGCCAGGCGGCAACTGCGCATCTGGTCGGCCGCGGCCAGTACGGGGGATGAGGCGTTCACGATTGCCGCCTGCATCGCCCACAAGCTGCCGAACTTCGCCCGCTGGTCGATCACGATTCTCGGCACCGATATCGGGCTCTCGGCACTCGAGGAGGCTCGTGCCGCGGTGTTCTCTCCCCGGGCCATGCGACTCGTGCCCGCCGAAATACGGGACAAGTTCTTCGCCCGTGTGTCGGACGAGGGGGCCTACCGTGCGAAGGAAGTGTTGCGTGGAATGGTCAGTTTTCGCCAACACAATCTGTTGGGTCCGTTGGCCGAGCAGCCGTTCGATCTCATCTTTCTCAAGAACGTGCTGATCTACTTCGACAAGCAATCGAAACAACCGGTGGTGCAGAACATTCGCCGCATCTTGCGGCCCGACGGGTATCTGGTGACCGGGCCTGCCGAGGGGGTCTCCGATCTGCTCCAGGGCATGGCCCGTGTCGAGTCGTGGTTGTTCCGCAATGCCGCCCCTCCTGCGAAGTCTTAG
- a CDS encoding PAS domain S-box protein yields MSPTAVLKKPSKSAKPKKTNADTDVILLQAQLAAVDQSLAVIEFNLDGTIVTANENFLTTLGYRLDEIQGKHHSMFVDEEYRHSQAYRDFWAQLNRGEYQAALYKRYGKGGKEVWIDARYNPISDQTGRPVKVVKYAIDMTERCKTETAAAEKTAIVENAPINIMLANKDGIITYLNPSSDRTLRSIEHLLPVRVDQIVGNSYDVFHKNPAHQRRLLADPKNLPHEAQINVGTEILQLNASAIFDAEGQYIGPMVAWNVITEQVRMKERETEVKRQTHELIEQVIASSDQFAESSQVIASSAQSLASGTQTQSASVEQMSASVDELARSIESVKENAGDADRVAKETSDLAEEGGAAVQKSVEAMDLIKNSSAQISEIIQVISEIASQTNLLALNAAIEAARAGEHGLGFAVVADEVRKLAERSSEAAKEISTLIKESTQRVEDGVALSEQTGVALQKIIQGVEATAGKISEIATATVEQANNAVEVSNAIQSIAHVTEQSAAASEQMASNAEETRAQAQSLRDLVSKFALAN; encoded by the coding sequence TCCGCCAAGCCGAAGAAAACCAACGCGGATACCGACGTCATCCTGTTGCAGGCACAGTTGGCCGCCGTCGACCAGTCGTTGGCCGTCATCGAGTTCAACCTGGACGGCACGATCGTCACGGCGAACGAGAACTTTCTCACCACGCTGGGATATCGCCTGGATGAAATTCAGGGTAAGCACCACAGCATGTTCGTCGACGAAGAGTATCGACACAGCCAGGCCTATCGCGACTTCTGGGCGCAACTGAATCGCGGCGAATACCAGGCCGCCCTCTACAAGCGGTATGGCAAGGGGGGCAAGGAAGTCTGGATCGATGCCCGCTACAACCCCATTTCCGATCAGACCGGCCGGCCGGTGAAGGTCGTGAAGTATGCCATCGACATGACGGAGCGCTGCAAGACCGAGACCGCCGCCGCCGAGAAGACGGCCATCGTCGAGAATGCGCCGATCAACATCATGCTGGCGAACAAGGACGGCATCATCACCTACTTGAACCCGTCCTCGGATCGCACTCTGCGTTCGATCGAGCACCTGCTGCCGGTGCGCGTCGATCAGATCGTCGGCAACAGTTACGACGTGTTCCACAAGAATCCGGCCCACCAGCGCCGGTTGCTGGCCGATCCGAAGAATCTGCCGCACGAAGCGCAGATTAACGTCGGCACCGAGATCCTGCAGCTCAATGCCAGCGCGATCTTCGATGCCGAGGGGCAGTACATCGGCCCGATGGTGGCCTGGAACGTCATCACCGAGCAGGTGCGCATGAAGGAGCGCGAGACGGAAGTCAAGCGCCAGACTCATGAGCTTATCGAGCAGGTCATCGCCAGCAGCGATCAGTTTGCCGAGAGCTCGCAAGTCATTGCCAGCAGTGCCCAGTCGCTGGCTAGCGGGACGCAGACGCAAAGCGCCTCGGTAGAACAGATGAGTGCCTCGGTCGACGAACTGGCCCGCTCGATCGAGTCGGTCAAGGAAAACGCCGGCGATGCCGATCGGGTAGCGAAAGAGACGAGCGACCTGGCCGAAGAAGGTGGCGCCGCCGTCCAGAAGTCGGTCGAGGCGATGGATCTCATCAAGAACTCGTCGGCCCAGATCAGCGAGATCATTCAAGTGATCTCGGAGATTGCCAGCCAGACGAACCTGCTGGCCCTGAACGCCGCGATCGAGGCCGCCCGTGCCGGCGAGCATGGCTTGGGCTTCGCCGTCGTGGCCGACGAGGTGCGCAAGCTGGCCGAACGCTCGAGCGAAGCGGCCAAGGAGATCTCCACGCTGATCAAGGAATCGACGCAACGCGTCGAGGACGGGGTCGCGCTCAGCGAGCAGACCGGCGTCGCCCTGCAGAAGATCATTCAGGGTGTCGAGGCCACGGCAGGCAAGATCTCGGAGATCGCCACGGCGACCGTCGAGCAGGCCAACAACGCCGTCGAGGTGTCGAACGCCATCCAGAGCATCGCCCACGTGACCGAGCAGTCGGCCGCCGCCAGCGAGCAGATGGCGTCGAACGCCGAGGAAACGAGGGCCCAGGCTCAATCGCTGCGCGATCTCGTGTCCAAGTTCGCTCTGGCCAACTAG